Proteins encoded by one window of Micromonospora coxensis:
- a CDS encoding NADPH-dependent FMN reductase — protein MIRIGVIAGSTRPGRKSDVVARWVRDIAAKRGDATAELVDLRDHDLPHLDSPLPPSMAPSTHPKVRRWASTIAALDAFVFVTPEYNHSIPGVLKDAVDYLYREWHDKSAGLVSYGLHGGTRAAEHLRLVLAQVEVADVRSQVALSLHTDFVNFRDFRPAAHQEQTVSAMLDQVVAWGGALRGLRRP, from the coding sequence ATGATCCGGATCGGCGTCATCGCCGGCAGCACCCGTCCCGGCCGCAAGTCCGACGTGGTCGCCCGCTGGGTACGCGACATCGCCGCCAAGCGCGGCGACGCCACGGCGGAACTGGTCGACCTGCGCGATCACGACCTGCCGCACCTCGACTCGCCGCTGCCGCCGTCGATGGCCCCGTCCACCCACCCCAAGGTCCGCCGGTGGGCGAGCACCATCGCCGCCCTGGACGCGTTCGTCTTCGTCACCCCCGAGTACAACCACTCGATCCCCGGGGTGCTCAAGGACGCCGTCGACTACCTCTACCGGGAGTGGCACGACAAGTCCGCCGGCCTGGTCAGCTACGGGCTGCACGGCGGCACCCGGGCCGCCGAGCACCTGCGGCTGGTGCTCGCCCAGGTGGAGGTGGCCGACGTCCGGTCCCAGGTGGCGCTCTCCCTGCACACCGACTTCGTCAACTTCCGCGACTTCCGTCCGGCCGCCCACCAGGAGCAGACGGTGTCGGCCATGCTCGACCAGGTGGTCGCCTGGGGCGGGGCGCTGCGCGGGCTGCGCCGGCCGTGA
- a CDS encoding shikimate dehydrogenase family protein, protein MTAPTHAGPPISGTTRLYALLGDPIAQVRAPGLLNPVLARRGADAVLVPMRVAPGDVAPVVRALRQVANLHGILVTVPHKAAVLALADRVTARARLAGSVNALRREPDGAWSADTFDGDGFVRGLVEAGHDPKGLRVCVVGAGGAGSAIAVALLDAEVAELRLVDTDPGRRDELWRRLSEAYPGRVSAATGPRLADVDLAVNATPLGLRPDDPLPFPVSGLPAHAVVADIIMKPAETALLRAAGERGLAAHPGEPMLAHQIDSYLDFFDL, encoded by the coding sequence GTGACCGCCCCGACGCACGCCGGGCCGCCGATCAGCGGCACCACCCGGCTGTACGCGCTGCTCGGCGACCCGATCGCGCAGGTGCGGGCCCCCGGCCTGCTCAACCCCGTGCTGGCCCGGCGCGGTGCCGACGCGGTGCTCGTCCCGATGCGGGTGGCGCCGGGTGACGTCGCACCGGTGGTGCGCGCGCTGCGGCAGGTGGCCAACCTGCACGGCATCCTCGTGACGGTGCCGCACAAGGCGGCCGTCCTGGCCCTCGCCGACCGGGTCACCGCCCGCGCGCGCCTGGCCGGCAGCGTCAACGCGTTGCGCCGCGAGCCGGACGGCGCCTGGTCGGCCGACACCTTCGACGGTGACGGTTTCGTCCGTGGCCTGGTCGAGGCCGGGCACGACCCGAAGGGGCTGCGGGTCTGCGTGGTGGGCGCGGGTGGGGCGGGCAGCGCCATCGCGGTCGCCCTGCTCGACGCGGAGGTCGCCGAGTTGCGCCTGGTCGACACCGACCCCGGCCGGCGCGACGAGCTGTGGCGGCGGCTGTCCGAGGCGTACCCCGGCCGGGTGAGCGCCGCGACCGGGCCGCGACTGGCCGACGTCGACCTGGCGGTGAACGCGACACCGCTGGGGCTGCGACCCGACGACCCGCTGCCGTTCCCGGTGAGCGGATTGCCGGCGCACGCCGTGGTCGCCGACATCATCATGAAGCCGGCGGAGACCGCGCTGCTGCGGGCCGCCGGCGAGCGAGGTCTGGCCGCCCACCCGGGCGAGCCGATGCTCGCCCACCAGATCGACTCCTACCTGGACTTCTTCGACCTGTAG
- a CDS encoding cellulose binding domain-containing protein: protein MTIPTTAHPRPRRAARATALAASLLLATATLTAVSPPRVQAADGPVAVTVNARAGLATMPDTALGVNHAIWDQNLGTDETSDLLRAAGVRMVRYPGGSYADIYHWKDHTAPGGYVAPNTDFDTFMAAARRVGAQPMIIANYGTGTPAEAADWVRYANVTKGYGAKYWTIGNENYGNGHYGSGWEADEHPDKSATYYANLVVDYADAMKAVDPTIKVGAVLTMPGNWPDGITAGTDPGPWNQAVLSVAGPKIDFVDVHWYPGGSAAQSLERTAHIDDAIHLLREQLTRYAGPNASRIGISFTEMNVEVGRNTQPGALFLADAYSDLLENGVFTAHWWNVHNGIGTVSEVAGHTDYGDYGLLSSGGCTADGSVCQPPLNTPFAPYHGMSMMNLFAKAGDQFIRAGTDEPLVTAHAVRRRDGEVAVLLVNKDPENAYPVSIDYAGFTPSDAAPTVHTLANGATAIDTARSGSATSRTLPPYSLTTLVLRPAEVVGGGPAAPRQPTAGAVTDRSATISWPALPPMAGPPVKYEVYRQNGAVSEQLGETTGSSLTVGNLTPGTRYTVNVLARDGAGRVSRSSPPLTFTTGSPATSTCAVRFTKNSDWGNGYIGGVDIVNTGPHPVDGWTLTWTWPTTWQQVGSGWSATWEQVGADVKATATADNRRIAVGGSTGVGFVGGYSGPNVLPTVFRLNGTVCTTR from the coding sequence ATGACGATCCCCACCACAGCTCATCCCCGGCCGCGCCGCGCCGCCCGCGCGACGGCCCTCGCGGCGAGCCTGCTGCTCGCCACCGCCACGCTGACCGCCGTCAGCCCTCCGCGCGTCCAGGCGGCGGACGGCCCGGTGGCCGTGACCGTGAACGCGCGGGCGGGGCTGGCGACCATGCCGGACACCGCGCTCGGCGTCAACCACGCCATCTGGGACCAGAACCTCGGCACCGACGAGACGTCCGACCTGCTGCGCGCCGCCGGGGTGCGGATGGTGCGGTACCCGGGCGGCTCGTACGCCGACATCTACCACTGGAAGGACCACACCGCGCCCGGCGGGTACGTCGCGCCGAACACCGACTTCGACACCTTCATGGCCGCCGCGCGGCGGGTCGGCGCGCAACCGATGATCATCGCGAACTACGGCACCGGCACCCCGGCCGAGGCCGCCGACTGGGTCCGGTACGCCAACGTCACCAAGGGCTACGGGGCGAAGTACTGGACGATCGGCAACGAGAACTACGGCAACGGCCACTACGGGTCGGGCTGGGAGGCCGACGAGCACCCCGACAAGAGCGCGACGTACTACGCGAACCTGGTGGTCGACTACGCCGACGCGATGAAGGCGGTCGACCCCACCATCAAGGTCGGCGCGGTGCTCACCATGCCGGGCAACTGGCCGGACGGGATCACCGCCGGCACCGACCCGGGCCCGTGGAACCAGGCGGTGCTCTCCGTCGCCGGGCCGAAGATCGACTTCGTCGACGTGCACTGGTACCCGGGCGGCAGCGCCGCGCAGTCGCTGGAGCGCACCGCCCACATCGACGACGCCATCCACCTGCTGCGTGAGCAGCTCACCCGGTACGCCGGCCCGAACGCCTCCCGGATCGGCATCAGCTTCACCGAAATGAACGTCGAGGTCGGCCGGAACACCCAGCCCGGCGCGCTGTTCCTCGCCGACGCCTACAGCGACCTGCTGGAGAACGGGGTGTTCACGGCGCACTGGTGGAACGTTCACAACGGCATCGGCACGGTGTCCGAGGTGGCCGGACACACCGACTACGGCGACTACGGCCTGCTGTCCAGCGGCGGCTGCACCGCCGACGGGTCGGTCTGCCAACCGCCGTTGAACACCCCGTTCGCGCCGTACCACGGGATGTCCATGATGAACCTCTTCGCCAAGGCGGGCGACCAGTTCATCCGGGCCGGCACCGACGAGCCGCTGGTCACCGCGCACGCGGTACGCCGGCGCGACGGCGAGGTCGCGGTGCTGCTGGTGAACAAGGACCCGGAGAACGCGTACCCGGTCAGCATCGACTACGCCGGGTTCACCCCGTCCGACGCCGCACCGACGGTGCACACCCTCGCCAACGGTGCCACCGCCATCGACACCGCCCGCAGCGGCAGCGCCACCAGCCGGACCCTGCCGCCGTACTCGTTGACCACGCTGGTGCTGCGCCCGGCCGAGGTGGTCGGGGGCGGGCCCGCCGCGCCCCGGCAACCCACCGCCGGGGCGGTGACCGACCGCAGCGCCACCATCTCCTGGCCCGCGCTGCCGCCGATGGCCGGCCCGCCCGTCAAGTACGAGGTGTACCGGCAGAACGGGGCGGTCAGCGAGCAGCTCGGCGAGACGACCGGCAGCTCGCTGACGGTCGGCAACCTGACCCCGGGCACCCGGTACACGGTCAACGTGCTGGCCCGCGACGGCGCCGGCCGGGTCTCCCGGTCCTCGCCGCCCCTCACCTTCACCACCGGCAGCCCGGCCACCAGCACGTGCGCCGTACGCTTCACGAAGAACTCCGACTGGGGCAACGGCTACATCGGTGGCGTCGACATCGTCAACACCGGCCCGCACCCCGTCGACGGGTGGACGCTGACCTGGACCTGGCCGACCACCTGGCAGCAGGTCGGCAGCGGCTGGAGCGCCACCTGGGAGCAGGTCGGCGCCGACGTCAAGGCCACCGCCACCGCCGACAACCGCAGGATCGCCGTCGGCGGCAGCACCGGCGTCGGTTTCGTCGGCGGGTACAGCGGTCCGAACGTCCTGCCCACCGTGTTCCGGCTCAACGGCACCGTCTGCACCACCCGGTGA
- a CDS encoding RNA 2'-phosphotransferase, which yields MDQRALVRVSKRMSLALRHQPDRFGLVPDRAGWVAVDDLLTALRLERADLDAVVAGNDKQRFAVRRDADGVERIRASQGHSIPVDLGLEPSPPPARLYHGTGAAALDSIRATGLHRGGRHHVHLSPDVATARRVGARRGGAVVVLTVDAAAMTRDGHVFYRSANGVWLTDAVPPAYLA from the coding sequence ATGGATCAACGGGCGCTGGTGCGGGTGAGCAAGCGGATGTCACTGGCGCTGCGGCACCAGCCCGACAGGTTCGGGCTCGTCCCCGACCGGGCCGGCTGGGTCGCCGTCGACGACCTGCTCACGGCGCTGCGCCTCGAGCGGGCCGACCTCGACGCGGTGGTCGCCGGCAACGACAAGCAGCGCTTCGCGGTGCGGCGGGACGCCGACGGGGTCGAGCGGATCCGGGCCAGTCAGGGCCACTCCATCCCCGTCGACCTGGGCCTGGAACCGTCGCCCCCGCCCGCGCGGCTCTACCACGGCACCGGCGCGGCGGCGCTCGACTCGATCCGGGCCACCGGCCTGCACCGGGGCGGGCGGCACCACGTACACCTGTCGCCGGACGTGGCGACGGCCCGGCGGGTCGGCGCCCGCCGGGGTGGCGCGGTGGTGGTGCTGACCGTGGACGCGGCGGCGATGACCCGCGACGGGCACGTCTTCTACCGCAGCGCCAACGGGGTGTGGCTCACCGACGCGGTGCCGCCGGCCTACCTGGCCTGA